In Silene latifolia isolate original U9 population chromosome X, ASM4854445v1, whole genome shotgun sequence, the following proteins share a genomic window:
- the LOC141619851 gene encoding proteasome activator subunit 4-like isoform X1, which produces MHLYNAWLPPPLVEETKKEKDSFAKLLTSLKDSYLPEDPDSVYSSLKWVSLFDLFIKAKSELCLEDVKAVVELGLTIFYASSDKLYAQVKWGNILVKILNKYRKKLTLTVQWRPLYDTLFSAHFSRSTGPEGWRVKQRHFETVTSLVRACRRFFPQGSASEIWSEFSSLLENPWHNSSFEGAGFVKLFLPTNSVNKEFFSHGWIERCIELWSSIPNCPFWNSQWASVLARVIKNYDSIAWEPLLPILFAKFLNMFEVPVANSGSSYPYSVLVPRNTRFLFANKTSTPSKAIAKSIVYLLRPGSSAQEHFDNLTNLLEQYVTLFPLSFPYFTVTDLSDVYMYCYFRYYHPSNGGRWTYSLDRFLLFLVIMFQKRVQHEQMISNGSECLEHSLGKSERSSFVSTVLKLIDRGQYSKNDHLSETVATATSILSYVEPSLVLPFITTRFHMALETLTATHQLKTAVTSVAYTGRPLFFTYLSSLVDNTDSSDGPNSLIDLLVISLSNALLGLDANDPPKTLATMQLIGSIFSNMATLEDNSDNLLPNSAICFSEWLDEFLCRLFSLLLHLEPNSVTNEGANSVVTSGTFLVEEGPYYFCMLEILLGRLSKSLFTQALKKISKFVQSNILPGAVAEVGLLCCACMHANPEEAVVHLVQPMLSSVITSMNGTPKTGFVGGNYNLSVKAKASISPALESAIDYQLKILSVCISYGGPHLLRCKDKFKEAINLAFESPSWKVNGAGDHVLRSLLGSLVLYYPIDQYRCVLHHPNAHPMEKWISTKDSLDNKSLSPKWHVPVEEEVSFANELMALHFQSALDELLKICQEKLHTDTGNEKEHLKVTLLRIDSSLQGILSCMPDFIPSFTNKKAEDSVESLFLVAGAAGAVVGSSEMRVRAAEIIHEASRYLLEEKSDDSILLILIIRIMDALLNHGSLEYDEWSNHRQAWRLESAAIVEPPINFITSSHSNGKRRPLWALVDKAYMHNTWRSSQSSFHLYRTSRDVCPSSSAVLLLHDLLSLALHRYETVRSLAGKSLLKMLKRWPSMISSCMVPLTVNLANPTAPEYAVLGSCTILSTQTVLKHLTKDAKAFSSFTISVLKSSHHESLKAQKAITELFVKFNIQFTGVPRNIFKASSINSETPIFSDLISQIGSMGFDTNGLHWRYNLMANRVLLLVVMASRNDPHSSPTVLSETVGHFLKSLRSQLPQTRILAISALNTLLKESPYKISADSSSETGSVVTQSSVEGALVEIFQEEGFFNETFNSLSNVHIISDTESSSSRGNYGNSSIQSVADKSITYFYFDFTASWPRTPSWISLLGSDTFYPNFARIFKRLIQECGAPVLQALKSAIDEFAKSEERSKQCVAAEALAGLLHSDVNDLLNAWDDWLMAKLQEIILAPSVESMPEWASCIRYAVTGKGKYGTRVPLLRLKIMECLLRPLPHTVTTTVVAKRYGFLAAALIEVSPPKMLEAELFVHNTLLKELLANMIHSSAQVREAVGVTLCVLCSNVELHRSFQYSHTDEMVSSGTSDELEIHWSQLLSEQAAERITRIQKTAHLDSVEAQTEGALENGTTSDSDDVKWLETLLHFVVAALKSGRSLYLMDILVGILYPVISLQDTPNKDLSTLAKAAFELLKWNTFREPYLGKVVGIVLTSADDPNWRVRSATLTYLRTFMYRHSFALSQDQKLQIWTTVDKLLTDSQVEVREHAAAVLAGLMKGVEDSIAEGFRNRAYEKANVILKKRKQSNGRRASYSVASIHGAVLALTACVLSVPYDMPSWLPEHVTLLARFVGEPSPVRSTVTKAVAEFRRTHADTWNVQKDKFTEEQLEVLADTSSSSSYFA; this is translated from the exons ATGCATTTGTACAACGCATGGTTACCGCCTCCATTGGTAGAGGAGACCAAAAAAGAGAAGGATTCATTTGCGAAACTGCTCACTTCTCTCAAGGATTCTTATCTGCCTGAAGATCCTGATTCTGTCTACTCCTCCCTTAAATGGGTTTCCCTCTTCGACCT TTTCATTAAGGCCAAAAGCGAGTTATGTCTCGAGGATGTCAAGGCTGTTGTAGAACTAGGATTGACCATTTTTTATGCGTCGTCCGACAAACTCTATGCACAG GTTAAATGGGGCAATATACTTGTTAAAATCTTGAACAAGTACAGAAAGAAGTTAACCTTGACAGTTCAATGGCGGCCTCTCTACGACACCTTGTTCAGTGCGCATTTTTCAAG GAGTACAGGCCCAGAAGGGTGGAGAGTAAAACAGAGACACTTTGAGACTGTTACTTCGCTTGTCAGAGCATGTCGAAGGTTTTTCCCACAGGGTTCTGCTTCAGAAATATGGTCTGAGTTCAG CTCTCTTTTGGAAAATCCCTGGCATAATTCCTCCTTTGAAGGCGCTGGATTTGTCAAACTTTTTCTTCCAACAAATTCAGTCAACAAGGAATTTTTTTCTCA TGGGTGGATTGAAAGATGTATAGAACTATGGAGTTCAATTCCAAATTGTCCATTTTGGAACAGCCAGTGGGCGTCTGTTCTTGCTCGCGTTATCAAGAACTATGACAGCATTGCCTGGGAGCCTTTGCTGCCAATTCTTTTTGCTAAATTCCTGAACATGTTTGAG GTTCCTGTAGCAAATAGTGGTAGTTCATACCCATACTCTGTTCTTGTTCCAAGAAACACAAGGTTCTTGTTTGCAAACAAGACATCTACTCCTTCCAAGGCCATTGCGAAATCAATT GTGTATTTGCTCAGACCTGGCAGTTCAGCTCAAGAGCACTTTGACAATCTGACCAATCTCTTGGAACAGTATGTTACTCTATTTCCTTTGTCTTTTCCTTACTTCACAGTTACCGATTTGTCTGATGTTTACATGTATTGTTATTTTAGATATTATCATCCCTCTAACGGTGGTCGTTGGACTTATTCCCTGGACCGTTTTTTGCTGTTCCTGGTAATCATGTTTCAGAAACGCGTACAGCACGAGCAGAT GATATCAAATGGCAGTGAATGCTTGGAGCATTCATTGGGAAAATCAGAAAGATCGTCATTCGTCAGTACTGTGTTAAAGCTGATTGATCGTGGACAATATAGTAAAAATGATCATTTGTCAGAAACAGTTGCTACAGCAACTTCAATTCTTTCATACGTGGAGCCCTCGCTGGTTCTTCCATTTATCACTACTAGATTTCATATGGCCTTGGAGACG TTGACGGCCACCCACCAGCTGAAGACAGCTGTCACATCAGTGGCCTATACTGGTCGGCCTTTATTCTTTACTTATCTATCATCTTTGGTAGATAATACTGATAGTTCTGATGGTCCGAACTCATTAATTGACCTGTTGGTCATCTCGCTTTCGAATGCATTGTTGGGGCTGGATGCCAATGATCCTCCAAAAACATTAGCGACCATGCAATTAATCGGTTCCATATTTTCCAAT ATGGCCACATTGGAAGATAATTCTGACAACCTGTTACCTAATTCTGCAATCTGCTTCTCAGAGTGGCTTGATGAGTTCCTATGTCGCCTTTTCTCACTACTCTTGCACCTGGAGCCTAATAGTGTCAC GAATGAAGGTGCTAACTCTGTGGTTACTTCTGGAACTTTTCTTGTTGAGGAAGGTCCGTATTACTTTTGCATGTTGGAAATCTTGCTGGGAAGACTGTCAAAATCACTCTTCACTCAG GCACTGAAGAAAATCTCCAAGTTTGTTCAAAGTAATATACTTCCAGGGGCTGTTGCAGAAGTTGGGCTTCTGTGCTGTGCATGTATGCACGCAAACCCTGAAGAAGCTGTTGTTCATCTTGTTCAGCCAATGTTGTCGTCTGTTATAACATCCATGAATGGAACACCTAAGACAGGATTTGTCGGGGGTAATTACAATCTCTCTGTCAAG GCAAAAGCTTCAATATCTCCAGCCCTTGAATCCGCGATCGACTATCAGTTAAAAATCCTATCTGTTTGCATAAGTTATGGGGGTCCTCATTTATTAAGGTGCAAAGATAAATTTAAAGAAGCCATTAACTTAGCTTTTGAATCTCCATCCTGGAAG GTCAATGGAGCAGGCGACCATGTTCTCAGATCTCTCCTTGGAAGCTTGGTGCTATACTACCCAATTGACCAGTACAG ATGTGTTTTGCATCACCCTAATGCCCATCCCATGGAGAAATGGATCAGCACAAAAGATTCCTTGGATAACAAATCACTTAGTCCAAAGTGGCATGTTCCAGTTGAGGAAGAAGTCTCATTTGCTAACGAGCTTATGGCGCTTCATTTTCAGTCAGCACTAGATGAACTACTGAAAATATGCCAAGAAAAACTTCATACTGATACAG gaAATGAGAAAGAACACCTGAAGGTGACTCTTTTACGAATTGACTCGTCATTGCAAGGCATTTTGTCTTGCATGCCAGATTTCATCCCATCCTTCACAAATAAAAAAGCAGAAGATTCCGTGGAAAGTTTGTTTTTGGTGGCTGGTGCAGCCGGTGCTGTAGTTGgcagctctgaaatgcgtgtgagaGCTGCTGAGATAATACATGAAGCCTCCAG GTATTTGCTGGAGGAAAAATCGGATGATAGCATCTTACTAATTCTTATAATCCGTATCATGGATGCTCTTTTAAATCATG GAAGTCTTGAATATGATGAATGGTCAAATCACAGGCAGGCTTGGAGATTGGAATCTGCTGCAATTGTGGAGCCGCCAATTAACTTTATTACTTCTTCACACTCTAATGGCAAAAGAAG ACCTCTGTGGGCTCTTGTTGATAAGGCATACATGCATAACACATGGAGATCATCTCAATCATCCTTTCATTTATATCGTACCAGTAGAGATGTTTGCCCCTCAAGTTCTGCAGTTCTGCTGTTGCACGATCTTCTAAGCCTGGCTCTGCACAGATATGAAACTGTTCGCTC GCTTGCTGGCAAGAGTCTCCTTAAGATGTTAAAGAGATGGCCATCGATGATTTCAAGTTGTATGGTTCCCCTGACGGTGAATTTAGCAAATCCCACTGCGCCTGAGTATGCTGTACTTGGGTCATGCACAATTCTTTCTACACAGACAGTTCTCAAACACTTGACAAAG GATGCCAAGGCATTCAGTTCCTTCACCATTAGTGTTCTAAAAAG CTCACATCACGAATCCCTAAAAGCTCAAAAAGCAATTACTGAG CTTTTTGTTAAATTCAACATTCAATTTACTGGGGTaccgagaaacatcttcaaggcatCAAGCATCAACTCGGAGACGCCgattttttcagatttaattTCCCAGATAGGCTCTATGGGTTTTGATACAAATGGATTACACTGGAG GTATAATCTGATGGCTAACAGAGTCTTGCTATTGGTAGTGATGGCTTCTAGAAATGATCCTCATTCCTCTCCAACAGTTTTAAGCGAAACAGTTG GTCATTTTTTGAAGAGCTTACGAAGCCAACTTCCCCAAACAAGAATTCTGGCTATCTCAGCTCTTAACACACTATTGAAAGAATCTCCTTATAAAATATCAGCTGATTCATCATCAGAAACTGGTTCTGTGGTCACCCAATCCTCTGTTGAAGGAGCTTTAGTGGAAATTTTCCAGGAAGAGGGGTTCTTTAACGAAACTTTCAACAGCCTGTCAAATGTTCATATAATTAGCGacactgaaagctcatcttctagGGGAAATTATGGGAATTCTTCAATTCAAAGTGTAGCAGACAAGTCAATTACCTATTTCTACTTCGACTTTACAGCCTCATGGCCACGAACGCCTAGTTGGATTTCTTTGTTAGGAAGTGATACTTTCTATCCAAACTTTGCACGTATTTTTAAGCGGCTTATTCAAGAATGTGGAGCGCCTGTTCTACAAGCTCTAAAGAGTGCCATAGATGAATTTGCAAAATCTGAGGAGAGATCCAAGCAATGTGTTGCTGCTGAAGCACTTGCTGGATTGTTACATTCTGATGTCAATGACCTACTTAATGCATGGGATGATTGGCTGATGGCAAAGCTTCAGGAGATCATATTGGCACCATCTGTGGAATCTATGCCTGAGTGGGCATCTTGCATTAGGTATGCTGTGACTGGGAAAGGAAAATATGGAACACGGGTGCCTCTTCTAAGGCTGAAAATAATGGAGTGTCTGCTTAGACCTTTACCTCATACTGTGACTACTACTGTTGTTGCCAAACGCTATGGTTTTCTAGCAGCTGCTTTAATAGAAGTGTCACCACCAAAAATGCTTGAAGCTGAATTATTTGTGCACAATACTCTCCTGAAGGAGTTGCTGGCAAACATGATCCATTCATCTGCACAA GTGAGAGAAGCTGTTGGAGTTACCCTTTGTGTGTTGTGCTCAAATGTTGAACTCCATAGGTCGTTTCAATATTCTCATACAGACGAAATGGTAAGCAGTGGCACAAGTGATGAGCTGGAAATACACTGGAGTCAGCTTCTATCAGAGCAAGCTGCTGAACGCATCACTCGAATTCAGAAAACAGCTCACCTTGACTCTGTTGAGGCGCAAACAGAAGGAGCTCTTGAAAATGGAACTACAAGTGATTCAGATGATGTGAAATGGCTAGAAACG TTATTGCACTTTGTTGTTGCGGCACTCAAGTCCGGTAGATCATTGTATTTGATGGATATACTTGTCGGCATTCTTTACCCTGTGATATCACTACAG GATACACCAAATAAAGATTTGTCCACGCTAGCAAAGGCTGCTTTTGAGTTACTAAAGTGGAATACTTTCAGAGAACCATATTTGGGAAAGGTTGTTGGCATTGTTCTCACATCAGCTGATGATCCCAATTGGAGGGTTAGATCTGCTACATTGACTTATCTTCGAACTTTTATGTATAG ACATAGTTTTGCCCTTTCACAAGATCAAAAACTACAAATTTGGACGACTGTTGATAAATTACTGACAGACAGTCAAGTAGAG GTACGAGAGCATGCAGCAGCAGTCCTCGCTGGGTTGATGAAGGGTGTAGAAGACTCTATTGCTGAAGGCTTCCGCAATAGGGCATATGAAAAAGCAAATGTTATTCTAAAGAAGAGAAAACAAAG CAATGGCAGAAGAGCAAGTTATTCTGTAGCTTCGATTCATGGTGCTGTGCTTGCGCTGACGGCTTGTGTCTTATCTGTTCCATATGATATGCCAAG TTGGTTGCCGGAGCATGTCACCTTATTAGCTCGTTTTGTTGGTGAACCATCCCCTGTGAGATCAACTGTCACTAAGGCTGTTGCAGAGTTTCGAAGAACCCATGCAGATACATGGAATGTCCAGAAAGATAAATTCACTGAGGAGCAGCTAGAG GTTCTTGCGGatacatcatcttcatcatcatattttgcttaa
- the LOC141619851 gene encoding proteasome activator subunit 4-like isoform X3 yields the protein MHLYNAWLPPPLVEETKKEKDSFAKLLTSLKDSYLPEDPDSVYSSLKWVSLFDLFIKAKSELCLEDVKAVVELGLTIFYASSDKLYAQVKWGNILVKILNKYRKKLTLTVQWRPLYDTLFSAHFSRSTGPEGWRVKQRHFETVTSLVRACRRFFPQGSASEIWSEFSSLLENPWHNSSFEGAGFVKLFLPTNSVNKEFFSHGWIERCIELWSSIPNCPFWNSQWASVLARVIKNYDSIAWEPLLPILFAKFLNMFEVPVANSGSSYPYSVLVPRNTRFLFANKTSTPSKAIAKSIVYLLRPGSSAQEHFDNLTNLLEQYYHPSNGGRWTYSLDRFLLFLVIMFQKRVQHEQMISNGSECLEHSLGKSERSSFVSTVLKLIDRGQYSKNDHLSETVATATSILSYVEPSLVLPFITTRFHMALETLTATHQLKTAVTSVAYTGRPLFFTYLSSLVDNTDSSDGPNSLIDLLVISLSNALLGLDANDPPKTLATMQLIGSIFSNMATLEDNSDNLLPNSAICFSEWLDEFLCRLFSLLLHLEPNSVTNEGANSVVTSGTFLVEEGPYYFCMLEILLGRLSKSLFTQALKKISKFVQSNILPGAVAEVGLLCCACMHANPEEAVVHLVQPMLSSVITSMNGTPKTGFVGGNYNLSVKAKASISPALESAIDYQLKILSVCISYGGPHLLRCKDKFKEAINLAFESPSWKVNGAGDHVLRSLLGSLVLYYPIDQYRCVLHHPNAHPMEKWISTKDSLDNKSLSPKWHVPVEEEVSFANELMALHFQSALDELLKICQEKLHTDTGNEKEHLKVTLLRIDSSLQGILSCMPDFIPSFTNKKAEDSVESLFLVAGAAGAVVGSSEMRVRAAEIIHEASRYLLEEKSDDSILLILIIRIMDALLNHGSLEYDEWSNHRQAWRLESAAIVEPPINFITSSHSNGKRRPLWALVDKAYMHNTWRSSQSSFHLYRTSRDVCPSSSAVLLLHDLLSLALHRYETVRSLAGKSLLKMLKRWPSMISSCMVPLTVNLANPTAPEYAVLGSCTILSTQTVLKHLTKDAKAFSSFTISVLKSSHHESLKAQKAITELFVKFNIQFTGVPRNIFKASSINSETPIFSDLISQIGSMGFDTNGLHWRYNLMANRVLLLVVMASRNDPHSSPTVLSETVGHFLKSLRSQLPQTRILAISALNTLLKESPYKISADSSSETGSVVTQSSVEGALVEIFQEEGFFNETFNSLSNVHIISDTESSSSRGNYGNSSIQSVADKSITYFYFDFTASWPRTPSWISLLGSDTFYPNFARIFKRLIQECGAPVLQALKSAIDEFAKSEERSKQCVAAEALAGLLHSDVNDLLNAWDDWLMAKLQEIILAPSVESMPEWASCIRYAVTGKGKYGTRVPLLRLKIMECLLRPLPHTVTTTVVAKRYGFLAAALIEVSPPKMLEAELFVHNTLLKELLANMIHSSAQVREAVGVTLCVLCSNVELHRSFQYSHTDEMVSSGTSDELEIHWSQLLSEQAAERITRIQKTAHLDSVEAQTEGALENGTTSDSDDVKWLETLLHFVVAALKSGRSLYLMDILVGILYPVISLQDTPNKDLSTLAKAAFELLKWNTFREPYLGKVVGIVLTSADDPNWRVRSATLTYLRTFMYRHSFALSQDQKLQIWTTVDKLLTDSQVEVREHAAAVLAGLMKGVEDSIAEGFRNRAYEKANVILKKRKQSNGRRASYSVASIHGAVLALTACVLSVPYDMPSWLPEHVTLLARFVGEPSPVRSTVTKAVAEFRRTHADTWNVQKDKFTEEQLEVLADTSSSSSYFA from the exons ATGCATTTGTACAACGCATGGTTACCGCCTCCATTGGTAGAGGAGACCAAAAAAGAGAAGGATTCATTTGCGAAACTGCTCACTTCTCTCAAGGATTCTTATCTGCCTGAAGATCCTGATTCTGTCTACTCCTCCCTTAAATGGGTTTCCCTCTTCGACCT TTTCATTAAGGCCAAAAGCGAGTTATGTCTCGAGGATGTCAAGGCTGTTGTAGAACTAGGATTGACCATTTTTTATGCGTCGTCCGACAAACTCTATGCACAG GTTAAATGGGGCAATATACTTGTTAAAATCTTGAACAAGTACAGAAAGAAGTTAACCTTGACAGTTCAATGGCGGCCTCTCTACGACACCTTGTTCAGTGCGCATTTTTCAAG GAGTACAGGCCCAGAAGGGTGGAGAGTAAAACAGAGACACTTTGAGACTGTTACTTCGCTTGTCAGAGCATGTCGAAGGTTTTTCCCACAGGGTTCTGCTTCAGAAATATGGTCTGAGTTCAG CTCTCTTTTGGAAAATCCCTGGCATAATTCCTCCTTTGAAGGCGCTGGATTTGTCAAACTTTTTCTTCCAACAAATTCAGTCAACAAGGAATTTTTTTCTCA TGGGTGGATTGAAAGATGTATAGAACTATGGAGTTCAATTCCAAATTGTCCATTTTGGAACAGCCAGTGGGCGTCTGTTCTTGCTCGCGTTATCAAGAACTATGACAGCATTGCCTGGGAGCCTTTGCTGCCAATTCTTTTTGCTAAATTCCTGAACATGTTTGAG GTTCCTGTAGCAAATAGTGGTAGTTCATACCCATACTCTGTTCTTGTTCCAAGAAACACAAGGTTCTTGTTTGCAAACAAGACATCTACTCCTTCCAAGGCCATTGCGAAATCAATT GTGTATTTGCTCAGACCTGGCAGTTCAGCTCAAGAGCACTTTGACAATCTGACCAATCTCTTGGAACA ATATTATCATCCCTCTAACGGTGGTCGTTGGACTTATTCCCTGGACCGTTTTTTGCTGTTCCTGGTAATCATGTTTCAGAAACGCGTACAGCACGAGCAGAT GATATCAAATGGCAGTGAATGCTTGGAGCATTCATTGGGAAAATCAGAAAGATCGTCATTCGTCAGTACTGTGTTAAAGCTGATTGATCGTGGACAATATAGTAAAAATGATCATTTGTCAGAAACAGTTGCTACAGCAACTTCAATTCTTTCATACGTGGAGCCCTCGCTGGTTCTTCCATTTATCACTACTAGATTTCATATGGCCTTGGAGACG TTGACGGCCACCCACCAGCTGAAGACAGCTGTCACATCAGTGGCCTATACTGGTCGGCCTTTATTCTTTACTTATCTATCATCTTTGGTAGATAATACTGATAGTTCTGATGGTCCGAACTCATTAATTGACCTGTTGGTCATCTCGCTTTCGAATGCATTGTTGGGGCTGGATGCCAATGATCCTCCAAAAACATTAGCGACCATGCAATTAATCGGTTCCATATTTTCCAAT ATGGCCACATTGGAAGATAATTCTGACAACCTGTTACCTAATTCTGCAATCTGCTTCTCAGAGTGGCTTGATGAGTTCCTATGTCGCCTTTTCTCACTACTCTTGCACCTGGAGCCTAATAGTGTCAC GAATGAAGGTGCTAACTCTGTGGTTACTTCTGGAACTTTTCTTGTTGAGGAAGGTCCGTATTACTTTTGCATGTTGGAAATCTTGCTGGGAAGACTGTCAAAATCACTCTTCACTCAG GCACTGAAGAAAATCTCCAAGTTTGTTCAAAGTAATATACTTCCAGGGGCTGTTGCAGAAGTTGGGCTTCTGTGCTGTGCATGTATGCACGCAAACCCTGAAGAAGCTGTTGTTCATCTTGTTCAGCCAATGTTGTCGTCTGTTATAACATCCATGAATGGAACACCTAAGACAGGATTTGTCGGGGGTAATTACAATCTCTCTGTCAAG GCAAAAGCTTCAATATCTCCAGCCCTTGAATCCGCGATCGACTATCAGTTAAAAATCCTATCTGTTTGCATAAGTTATGGGGGTCCTCATTTATTAAGGTGCAAAGATAAATTTAAAGAAGCCATTAACTTAGCTTTTGAATCTCCATCCTGGAAG GTCAATGGAGCAGGCGACCATGTTCTCAGATCTCTCCTTGGAAGCTTGGTGCTATACTACCCAATTGACCAGTACAG ATGTGTTTTGCATCACCCTAATGCCCATCCCATGGAGAAATGGATCAGCACAAAAGATTCCTTGGATAACAAATCACTTAGTCCAAAGTGGCATGTTCCAGTTGAGGAAGAAGTCTCATTTGCTAACGAGCTTATGGCGCTTCATTTTCAGTCAGCACTAGATGAACTACTGAAAATATGCCAAGAAAAACTTCATACTGATACAG gaAATGAGAAAGAACACCTGAAGGTGACTCTTTTACGAATTGACTCGTCATTGCAAGGCATTTTGTCTTGCATGCCAGATTTCATCCCATCCTTCACAAATAAAAAAGCAGAAGATTCCGTGGAAAGTTTGTTTTTGGTGGCTGGTGCAGCCGGTGCTGTAGTTGgcagctctgaaatgcgtgtgagaGCTGCTGAGATAATACATGAAGCCTCCAG GTATTTGCTGGAGGAAAAATCGGATGATAGCATCTTACTAATTCTTATAATCCGTATCATGGATGCTCTTTTAAATCATG GAAGTCTTGAATATGATGAATGGTCAAATCACAGGCAGGCTTGGAGATTGGAATCTGCTGCAATTGTGGAGCCGCCAATTAACTTTATTACTTCTTCACACTCTAATGGCAAAAGAAG ACCTCTGTGGGCTCTTGTTGATAAGGCATACATGCATAACACATGGAGATCATCTCAATCATCCTTTCATTTATATCGTACCAGTAGAGATGTTTGCCCCTCAAGTTCTGCAGTTCTGCTGTTGCACGATCTTCTAAGCCTGGCTCTGCACAGATATGAAACTGTTCGCTC GCTTGCTGGCAAGAGTCTCCTTAAGATGTTAAAGAGATGGCCATCGATGATTTCAAGTTGTATGGTTCCCCTGACGGTGAATTTAGCAAATCCCACTGCGCCTGAGTATGCTGTACTTGGGTCATGCACAATTCTTTCTACACAGACAGTTCTCAAACACTTGACAAAG GATGCCAAGGCATTCAGTTCCTTCACCATTAGTGTTCTAAAAAG CTCACATCACGAATCCCTAAAAGCTCAAAAAGCAATTACTGAG CTTTTTGTTAAATTCAACATTCAATTTACTGGGGTaccgagaaacatcttcaaggcatCAAGCATCAACTCGGAGACGCCgattttttcagatttaattTCCCAGATAGGCTCTATGGGTTTTGATACAAATGGATTACACTGGAG GTATAATCTGATGGCTAACAGAGTCTTGCTATTGGTAGTGATGGCTTCTAGAAATGATCCTCATTCCTCTCCAACAGTTTTAAGCGAAACAGTTG GTCATTTTTTGAAGAGCTTACGAAGCCAACTTCCCCAAACAAGAATTCTGGCTATCTCAGCTCTTAACACACTATTGAAAGAATCTCCTTATAAAATATCAGCTGATTCATCATCAGAAACTGGTTCTGTGGTCACCCAATCCTCTGTTGAAGGAGCTTTAGTGGAAATTTTCCAGGAAGAGGGGTTCTTTAACGAAACTTTCAACAGCCTGTCAAATGTTCATATAATTAGCGacactgaaagctcatcttctagGGGAAATTATGGGAATTCTTCAATTCAAAGTGTAGCAGACAAGTCAATTACCTATTTCTACTTCGACTTTACAGCCTCATGGCCACGAACGCCTAGTTGGATTTCTTTGTTAGGAAGTGATACTTTCTATCCAAACTTTGCACGTATTTTTAAGCGGCTTATTCAAGAATGTGGAGCGCCTGTTCTACAAGCTCTAAAGAGTGCCATAGATGAATTTGCAAAATCTGAGGAGAGATCCAAGCAATGTGTTGCTGCTGAAGCACTTGCTGGATTGTTACATTCTGATGTCAATGACCTACTTAATGCATGGGATGATTGGCTGATGGCAAAGCTTCAGGAGATCATATTGGCACCATCTGTGGAATCTATGCCTGAGTGGGCATCTTGCATTAGGTATGCTGTGACTGGGAAAGGAAAATATGGAACACGGGTGCCTCTTCTAAGGCTGAAAATAATGGAGTGTCTGCTTAGACCTTTACCTCATACTGTGACTACTACTGTTGTTGCCAAACGCTATGGTTTTCTAGCAGCTGCTTTAATAGAAGTGTCACCACCAAAAATGCTTGAAGCTGAATTATTTGTGCACAATACTCTCCTGAAGGAGTTGCTGGCAAACATGATCCATTCATCTGCACAA GTGAGAGAAGCTGTTGGAGTTACCCTTTGTGTGTTGTGCTCAAATGTTGAACTCCATAGGTCGTTTCAATATTCTCATACAGACGAAATGGTAAGCAGTGGCACAAGTGATGAGCTGGAAATACACTGGAGTCAGCTTCTATCAGAGCAAGCTGCTGAACGCATCACTCGAATTCAGAAAACAGCTCACCTTGACTCTGTTGAGGCGCAAACAGAAGGAGCTCTTGAAAATGGAACTACAAGTGATTCAGATGATGTGAAATGGCTAGAAACG TTATTGCACTTTGTTGTTGCGGCACTCAAGTCCGGTAGATCATTGTATTTGATGGATATACTTGTCGGCATTCTTTACCCTGTGATATCACTACAG GATACACCAAATAAAGATTTGTCCACGCTAGCAAAGGCTGCTTTTGAGTTACTAAAGTGGAATACTTTCAGAGAACCATATTTGGGAAAGGTTGTTGGCATTGTTCTCACATCAGCTGATGATCCCAATTGGAGGGTTAGATCTGCTACATTGACTTATCTTCGAACTTTTATGTATAG ACATAGTTTTGCCCTTTCACAAGATCAAAAACTACAAATTTGGACGACTGTTGATAAATTACTGACAGACAGTCAAGTAGAG GTACGAGAGCATGCAGCAGCAGTCCTCGCTGGGTTGATGAAGGGTGTAGAAGACTCTATTGCTGAAGGCTTCCGCAATAGGGCATATGAAAAAGCAAATGTTATTCTAAAGAAGAGAAAACAAAG CAATGGCAGAAGAGCAAGTTATTCTGTAGCTTCGATTCATGGTGCTGTGCTTGCGCTGACGGCTTGTGTCTTATCTGTTCCATATGATATGCCAAG TTGGTTGCCGGAGCATGTCACCTTATTAGCTCGTTTTGTTGGTGAACCATCCCCTGTGAGATCAACTGTCACTAAGGCTGTTGCAGAGTTTCGAAGAACCCATGCAGATACATGGAATGTCCAGAAAGATAAATTCACTGAGGAGCAGCTAGAG GTTCTTGCGGatacatcatcttcatcatcatattttgcttaa